One window of Microbacterium sp. 1S1 genomic DNA carries:
- a CDS encoding PLP-dependent cysteine synthase family protein produces MSDWTSTAIALLEADANRSADTHLHLFPLPPEWGIDLYLKDESVHPTGSLKHRLARSLLLYGLVNGRIHEDTTLVESSSGSTAVSEAYFARMLGLKFITVVPRSTVQEKIDLIEFYGGTCHFVDRAEDMSPEAQRLASDCHGHYLDQFTFAERATDWRGNNNIADSVFGQLSQERHPIPRWIVTGAGTGGTSATFGRYVKYRRHDTRIAVVDPEGSAFYDGWAGTVDPPAGRPSRIEGIGRPRVEASFVPSVIDEMIQVPDAGSIAAIRLLRERTLHWAGGSTGTNLYGAFQLIARMRAAGETGSVVTLICDSGVRYANTYYSDEWVAQQGWDLAPHRARLDAFLETGVWAG; encoded by the coding sequence ATGAGCGACTGGACCAGCACCGCGATCGCCCTGCTGGAAGCCGATGCCAACCGCAGCGCCGACACCCACCTGCACCTCTTCCCGCTGCCTCCGGAGTGGGGCATCGACTTGTACCTCAAGGACGAGTCGGTGCACCCGACCGGCTCGCTCAAGCACCGCCTCGCGCGCTCCCTCCTCCTCTACGGGCTGGTGAACGGCCGCATCCACGAGGACACGACGCTCGTGGAGTCGTCGAGCGGGTCGACCGCGGTGTCGGAGGCGTACTTCGCCCGGATGCTGGGGCTGAAATTCATCACCGTCGTCCCGCGGTCGACCGTGCAGGAGAAGATCGACCTCATCGAGTTCTACGGCGGGACCTGCCACTTCGTGGACCGCGCAGAGGACATGTCGCCGGAAGCGCAGCGCCTCGCGTCGGACTGTCACGGCCACTATCTCGACCAGTTCACCTTCGCGGAGCGGGCGACCGACTGGCGCGGCAACAACAACATCGCCGACAGCGTCTTCGGCCAGCTCTCCCAGGAGCGGCACCCGATCCCCCGGTGGATCGTCACGGGCGCCGGCACCGGGGGTACCAGCGCGACCTTCGGCCGTTACGTGAAGTACCGCCGCCACGACACCCGGATCGCGGTCGTCGACCCCGAGGGTTCGGCCTTCTACGACGGCTGGGCGGGCACGGTCGACCCGCCCGCCGGACGCCCGAGCCGCATCGAAGGCATCGGGCGGCCGCGGGTCGAGGCCTCGTTCGTGCCGTCCGTGATCGACGAGATGATCCAGGTGCCGGACGCGGGCTCCATCGCCGCGATCCGCCTGCTCCGCGAGCGCACCCTGCACTGGGCGGGCGGGTCCACCGGCACGAACCTCTACGGCGCGTTCCAGCTCATCGCGCGGATGCGTGCCGCGGGCGAGACCGGCAGCGTCGTGACGCTGATCTGCGACAGCGGTGTGCGCTACGCCAACACGTACTACTCCGACGAATGGGTCGCGCAACAGGGCTGGGACCTCGCCCCGCACCGCGCCCGCCTCGACGCGTTCCTCGAAACCGGGGTCTGGGCGGGCTGA
- a CDS encoding GntR family transcriptional regulator, protein MAIVDDAIDRHSAAPMYDQLRQLIIDGIARDGLQPGDPLPGEHRLCERYGISRTVVRQALAQLEHEGLVERVKGKGTFVSRPRTSESLVHTLVGLYDDVERRGGHVHSDVLRHEQTVADEEVALALEVPVGSPVIALERLRHVDGEPWSLSTTWMPEAVGAVTLGADLTEASLYRLLAEHGIVATHGVRSAEATVATHEQAQHLGVSAGSALLRLRSISRSDDGLPIEYFIAYHRGDRSRFEFQLRQEQSQASLMHVDGSGGASPAGTVG, encoded by the coding sequence ATCGACGGCATCGCCCGCGACGGGCTCCAGCCGGGCGATCCCCTTCCCGGCGAGCACCGGCTGTGCGAGCGCTACGGCATCTCCCGCACGGTCGTGCGGCAGGCGCTCGCCCAGCTCGAGCACGAGGGTCTCGTCGAGCGCGTCAAGGGCAAGGGCACCTTCGTCTCCCGGCCGCGCACGAGCGAGAGTCTCGTCCACACGCTCGTCGGACTGTACGACGACGTGGAGCGTCGCGGCGGCCACGTGCACAGCGACGTCCTGCGGCACGAGCAGACCGTCGCGGACGAGGAGGTCGCGCTCGCTCTGGAGGTTCCGGTCGGGTCGCCCGTGATCGCCTTGGAGCGACTCCGGCACGTGGACGGCGAGCCCTGGTCGCTCTCGACCACGTGGATGCCGGAGGCGGTGGGGGCGGTCACGCTCGGCGCCGACCTCACCGAGGCGTCGCTGTACCGGCTGCTCGCCGAGCACGGCATCGTCGCAACGCACGGTGTCCGCTCCGCCGAGGCGACGGTCGCCACGCACGAGCAGGCGCAGCACCTCGGCGTGAGCGCCGGCTCCGCCCTTCTCCGCCTCCGCAGCATCAGCCGCAGCGACGACGGACTGCCGATCGAGTACTTCATCGCCTACCACCGCGGCGACCGCTCACGCTTCGAATTCCAGTTGCGGCAGGAGCAGTCCCAGGCGTCGTTGATGCACGTGGACGGATCCGGCGGGGCCTCCCCCGCTGGCACGGTGGGCTGA
- a CDS encoding anti-sigma factor, which produces MSHLDPEQLALLALGEPVASDRERTHLDQCPACAAEVADLAHAAGVARSTVSDAELESPPADVWARIHDELGLPESVTADPLRPAAPQTAEASPASAARRRTAARWWVLAAASTLVLAVGAGTWTAISAALRPVTVATATLDPFPDHPDAVGSAEVDEDRTGARTLTVSLAGEDGSDDYREVWLIRNDGKALISLGVLDAERGVFAIPENVDLDDYDLVDISFEPVDGDPTHSGNSIVRGTLDFT; this is translated from the coding sequence GTGTCGCACCTTGATCCAGAGCAGCTCGCCCTGCTCGCCCTCGGGGAGCCGGTGGCGTCCGACCGCGAGCGGACGCACCTCGACCAGTGCCCGGCGTGCGCGGCCGAGGTCGCCGACCTCGCACACGCGGCCGGCGTCGCCCGCTCGACCGTCTCGGACGCCGAGCTGGAGTCTCCGCCCGCCGACGTGTGGGCCCGCATCCACGACGAGCTCGGCCTGCCGGAGAGCGTGACCGCCGACCCCCTCCGCCCCGCGGCACCGCAGACGGCGGAGGCGTCGCCCGCCTCGGCCGCTCGCCGTCGCACCGCGGCGCGCTGGTGGGTGCTCGCCGCGGCCTCGACCCTCGTTCTCGCCGTGGGGGCGGGCACCTGGACGGCGATCTCCGCCGCCCTCCGCCCGGTCACGGTCGCCACCGCGACGCTCGATCCGTTCCCCGACCACCCCGACGCGGTCGGCAGCGCCGAGGTCGACGAGGACAGGACGGGCGCGCGTACCCTCACGGTCTCGCTCGCCGGCGAGGACGGATCGGACGACTACCGGGAGGTATGGCTGATCCGCAACGACGGGAAGGCGCTCATCAGCCTGGGTGTGCTCGACGCCGAGAGGGGCGTGTTCGCGATCCCGGAGAACGTCGACCTGGACGACTACGACCTCGTCGACATCTCGTTCGAGCCCGTCGACGGTGACCCGACCCACTCGGGCAACTCGATCGTGCGCGGCACCCTCGACTTCACCTGA
- a CDS encoding carbohydrate ABC transporter permease, translated as MARTIREGGSVGTAGGASPASRRRPFRGRTALTLLAFLAPAIVFVCWFTYWPMLQGARMAFHDWNLWDLTSTPFVGIDNFLAVFRDPAFPTVAWNSVLWVVGSLVPQLVIGFLIALALRKRFRFRGLYQALVFFPWAVSGFLIGMLFRWMFNAEFGVVNDLLMKAGLIDAPLPWLADPKLAMFAVIVANIWYGVTFFAIMILAALQSVPDEMLEAASLDGAGKARQLFSIIIPYISMTLLLTILLRVIWIFNFPDIIYAMTNGGPANQTHIITTWMINYTQQGNYGIASAIGLIVVAFLMVFCAFYLMAMRRVQR; from the coding sequence GTGGCCCGCACCATCCGTGAAGGGGGCTCCGTCGGCACCGCCGGCGGGGCCTCCCCGGCATCGCGTCGCCGCCCGTTCCGGGGTCGCACCGCGCTCACCCTGCTGGCGTTCCTCGCGCCCGCCATCGTCTTCGTCTGCTGGTTCACCTACTGGCCCATGCTGCAGGGCGCCCGCATGGCGTTCCACGACTGGAACCTGTGGGACCTCACGTCGACCCCGTTCGTCGGCATCGACAACTTCCTCGCGGTGTTCCGCGACCCCGCTTTCCCGACCGTGGCCTGGAACTCGGTGCTCTGGGTCGTCGGCTCGCTCGTGCCGCAGCTCGTGATCGGCTTCCTCATCGCCCTCGCCCTGCGCAAGCGGTTCCGCTTCCGCGGGCTCTACCAGGCGCTGGTCTTCTTCCCCTGGGCGGTCTCCGGCTTCCTCATCGGCATGCTGTTCCGCTGGATGTTCAACGCCGAGTTCGGCGTCGTCAACGATCTGCTCATGAAGGCGGGACTGATCGACGCCCCGCTGCCCTGGCTGGCCGACCCGAAGCTCGCGATGTTCGCCGTGATCGTGGCGAACATCTGGTACGGCGTGACCTTCTTCGCGATCATGATCCTCGCCGCTCTGCAGTCGGTGCCCGACGAGATGCTGGAGGCCGCGAGCCTCGACGGCGCTGGCAAGGCGCGGCAGCTCTTCTCGATCATCATCCCGTACATCTCGATGACGCTGCTGCTGACGATCCTGCTGCGCGTGATCTGGATCTTCAACTTCCCCGACATCATCTACGCGATGACGAACGGCGGCCCCGCCAACCAGACCCACATCATCACGACCTGGATGATCAACTACACGCAGCAGGGCAACTACGGCATCGCGAGCGCCATCGGGCTCATCGTCGTGGCCTTCCTCATGGTGTTCTGCGCGTTCTACCTGATGGCGATGCGGAGAGTGCAGCGATGA
- a CDS encoding FadR/GntR family transcriptional regulator — MSALDTALHGLRALIADGALRPGDRLPSEGELCERLGVSRGSLREAIRTLAALGVLETRHGSGSYVSELRAADLIGSLSLTVGLLPMAGVLELTELRRVLEPHAAALAAARIDEATVAALDEVLTEIESTTDFEAQSRLDHEFHMAISSVAGNDALTSLIDVLRSRSRAYRISDPEDAAELKIHSDAGHRAILRGLAAADPVAASAAASAHVAYTEYWVRRYSGL, encoded by the coding sequence ATGAGCGCACTCGACACGGCGTTGCACGGCCTGCGGGCCCTCATCGCCGACGGCGCGCTGCGACCCGGCGACCGTCTGCCGAGCGAGGGGGAGCTGTGCGAGCGACTCGGCGTCTCCCGGGGGTCGCTGCGCGAGGCCATCCGGACCCTCGCTGCGCTCGGCGTGCTGGAGACGCGGCACGGGTCGGGGAGCTATGTCAGCGAGCTGCGGGCGGCCGACCTCATCGGCAGCCTCTCGCTCACGGTCGGCCTGCTGCCGATGGCCGGGGTGCTGGAGCTGACGGAACTCCGACGGGTGCTCGAACCGCATGCGGCGGCGCTCGCCGCGGCCCGTATCGACGAGGCCACGGTGGCGGCGCTCGACGAGGTGCTCACGGAGATCGAGTCGACGACGGACTTCGAGGCGCAGTCCCGCCTCGACCACGAGTTCCACATGGCCATCTCGTCGGTCGCGGGCAATGACGCTCTCACCAGCTTGATCGACGTGCTGCGCTCCCGCTCCCGTGCGTACCGGATCTCCGACCCGGAGGACGCTGCGGAGCTCAAGATCCACTCCGACGCCGGCCACCGGGCGATCCTCCGCGGCCTCGCCGCCGCCGATCCGGTGGCCGCCTCGGCCGCCGCGTCCGCCCACGTCGCGTACACCGAGTACTGGGTGCGGCGCTACTCCGGGCTCTGA
- a CDS encoding FHA domain-containing protein codes for MIRLDIDLEVEHQGPDDDIPARFTVRAAGREVVITFAETSALGGMGRRDLTQLAPVADGLARRGIRVRVEGPRGTLAEFGDVRSGPIGRAVAGSPHIRLGALATLLTERQRRDRGGGSLLSVPPGTLFPLVPTVVRHARRRVTTTHYLPGSGRPRLIFSVGSGDWDRSRPREFDLLPDRTVIGSSPDADLRLEGLEAVHAEIRHNEDDEYVLYPHAPTGGGWPNLPHGSDGARILRTGSRIELGTWRLAYYREEFADHGRPFGGRQGGEYEFQRQQPVRPYGSGELG; via the coding sequence ATGATCCGCCTCGACATCGACCTGGAGGTCGAGCACCAAGGCCCGGACGACGACATCCCCGCGCGGTTCACGGTGCGCGCGGCGGGCCGTGAAGTCGTCATCACGTTCGCCGAGACGTCCGCACTCGGGGGTATGGGCCGCCGTGACCTCACGCAGCTCGCCCCTGTCGCGGACGGCCTCGCGCGCCGCGGCATCCGGGTGCGGGTGGAGGGACCGCGAGGTACCCTGGCGGAGTTCGGCGACGTGCGGTCGGGACCCATCGGTCGTGCGGTCGCCGGGTCGCCGCACATCCGGCTGGGCGCCCTCGCGACGCTGCTCACCGAACGGCAGCGCCGCGACCGCGGTGGCGGGTCGCTGCTCTCGGTCCCTCCCGGCACGCTGTTCCCGCTCGTGCCCACCGTGGTGCGCCACGCCCGACGCCGTGTGACGACCACACACTACCTTCCCGGCTCCGGTCGCCCCCGCCTGATCTTCTCCGTCGGCTCCGGCGACTGGGACCGCAGCCGCCCGCGCGAGTTCGACCTGCTGCCCGACCGGACGGTGATCGGCTCCAGCCCCGATGCCGACCTGCGGCTGGAGGGGCTCGAAGCGGTGCACGCGGAGATTCGGCACAACGAGGACGACGAGTACGTGCTGTACCCGCACGCCCCCACCGGCGGCGGGTGGCCCAACCTCCCGCACGGCTCGGACGGCGCGCGGATCCTCCGCACCGGCTCGCGGATCGAGTTGGGCACGTGGCGCCTCGCCTACTACCGGGAGGAGTTCGCCGACCACGGTCGTCCGTTCGGCGGGCGCCAGGGCGGGGAGTACGAGTTCCAGAGGCAGCAGCCGGTGCGACCCTACGGCTCCGGGGAACTCGGCTGA
- a CDS encoding class F sortase, protein MRLRIPDLGVDMPVIDVGAEPTGQMELPEDPAVAGWYRYGADAASTAGLVVLAAHVDAVGYPIGPLSRLRELGAGATVEVTDTAGVPRRYAVESLTSYEKTALPTGELFAREGPPGLVLITCGGPFDSTTGHYRDNVVAIARPAP, encoded by the coding sequence GTGCGGTTGCGCATCCCCGACCTCGGCGTGGACATGCCCGTGATCGACGTCGGGGCGGAGCCGACCGGGCAGATGGAACTCCCGGAGGATCCCGCGGTGGCCGGGTGGTACCGGTACGGCGCGGACGCCGCGAGCACGGCGGGCCTGGTCGTGCTGGCCGCGCACGTCGACGCGGTCGGGTACCCCATCGGGCCGCTCTCCCGGCTGCGGGAGCTCGGCGCCGGAGCGACCGTGGAGGTGACAGACACGGCGGGCGTGCCGCGGAGGTACGCGGTGGAGTCGCTCACGTCCTACGAGAAGACGGCGCTTCCCACGGGCGAGCTGTTCGCGCGAGAGGGCCCGCCGGGCCTGGTTCTCATCACGTGCGGTGGCCCGTTCGACAGCACGACCGGGCACTATCGCGATAATGTCGTCGCCATCGCACGTCCCGCCCCCTGA
- a CDS encoding glycine cleavage system protein R, translated as MTTLILTVAGADRPGLVAAVADVVDAHGGNWENSSLAELAGTFAGVIEVSVPTERAGDLETALRSLQGQGLLTLSMLTGTRGVAEEDEEQLLVMQVLGNDRPGIVREVSAVLNAHALSIEELTTETREAAMAGGRLFEASVIAKVPPTVDLDALRADLERLASEIQVDITLG; from the coding sequence ATGACAACACTCATCCTCACTGTCGCGGGTGCCGATCGCCCTGGCCTCGTGGCCGCCGTCGCCGATGTCGTCGATGCGCACGGCGGCAACTGGGAGAACAGCTCTCTCGCCGAGCTCGCCGGCACATTCGCCGGCGTGATCGAGGTGTCGGTGCCGACCGAGCGTGCCGGCGACCTGGAGACCGCGCTCCGGAGTCTCCAGGGCCAGGGGCTCCTGACGCTCTCGATGCTCACGGGCACTCGCGGAGTGGCGGAGGAGGACGAGGAGCAGCTGCTCGTGATGCAGGTGCTCGGCAACGACCGCCCCGGGATCGTGCGCGAGGTGTCAGCGGTGCTGAACGCCCACGCCCTGAGCATCGAGGAGCTCACGACCGAGACCCGTGAGGCCGCGATGGCCGGCGGGCGGCTGTTCGAGGCGTCGGTGATCGCGAAGGTCCCGCCGACGGTCGACCTCGACGCCCTGCGCGCCGATCTGGAGCGCCTCGCGTCCGAGATCCAGGTCGACATCACCCTCGGGTGA
- a CDS encoding RNA polymerase sigma factor — translation MTSADDPDEETQLNERFVRGDEDALAELYRRWSPVVYTLALRSLGDRADAADVTQRTFVSAWTSREGYDASKARLSTWLVTIARRRIADMHESRARIQRLQEEMLRVTSPADLVSAPVDLSQSILIANEMRQLRPDAREVMRLAFFDDLTHEEIARRLDMPLGTVKSHIRRSLSRMRDRLEVNRVAP, via the coding sequence ATGACCTCCGCGGACGACCCGGACGAAGAGACGCAGCTCAACGAGCGCTTCGTCCGAGGCGATGAGGATGCGCTCGCCGAGCTGTACCGGCGCTGGTCTCCCGTCGTGTACACCCTCGCGCTGCGCTCCCTCGGCGACCGCGCCGACGCCGCTGACGTCACGCAGCGCACGTTCGTGTCGGCGTGGACGTCGAGGGAGGGCTACGACGCCTCGAAGGCGCGACTCAGCACGTGGCTGGTGACCATCGCGCGGCGACGCATCGCGGACATGCACGAGTCGCGGGCGCGGATCCAGCGGCTGCAGGAGGAGATGCTGCGCGTCACCTCCCCGGCCGACCTCGTCAGTGCCCCCGTGGACCTGTCGCAGTCGATCCTCATCGCGAACGAGATGCGACAGCTGCGGCCGGACGCCCGCGAGGTCATGCGGCTGGCGTTCTTCGACGATCTGACACACGAGGAGATCGCCCGGCGGCTGGACATGCCCCTGGGTACCGTGAAGAGCCATATCCGCCGGAGCCTCTCCCGCATGCGCGACCGATTGGAGGTCAACCGTGTCGCACCTTGA
- a CDS encoding ABC transporter substrate-binding protein, whose protein sequence is MKNKILTTAAGVGTVAVLALTGCSGGSGSSGGDGSVTLQMVESLTNPARTELIRGLLDEFEKDNPDITVNLVSPPTEQADQKIQQMLQSGKGVDVLEVRDITVGPFANNGWLADLGPDLKKWDGWDALTENAQSASVAEDGKSYFIPYGFYGLSLFYRTDLVEQAGFDGPPHSWKDLLEQASAIQDPSNNIYGYAFRGGQNANSNVVAAIEAYTIDGLDTEDAFLMKDGSTIFAAPEAQEAVDDYFDLFKEASPPSAVSWGYPEMVAGFTNGTTAFLLQDPEVIATVQDSSLSEDQWDTAPLLVGPSGKAAQPLAVAGWGVAENSEHKEAAVKLVEFLSSAEPATEFAQANSLVPIIAAAADDEFYSTGPWTSYVTMTEDPETYVNVRQPRGVSWWTEWIQKSDQDVQSVLLGDMSTKDLLASWDAFWTEKYAAEKG, encoded by the coding sequence GTGAAGAACAAGATCTTGACGACCGCAGCCGGAGTCGGCACCGTCGCCGTCCTCGCACTCACCGGCTGCTCCGGAGGCTCCGGCTCGTCCGGCGGTGACGGCAGCGTCACCCTCCAGATGGTCGAGAGCCTGACGAACCCGGCGCGCACCGAGCTCATCCGCGGACTGCTCGACGAGTTCGAGAAGGACAACCCCGACATCACCGTCAACCTCGTCTCCCCGCCCACCGAGCAGGCCGACCAGAAGATCCAGCAGATGCTCCAGTCCGGCAAGGGCGTCGACGTGCTCGAGGTGCGAGACATCACCGTCGGACCGTTCGCGAACAACGGCTGGCTCGCCGACCTCGGCCCCGACCTGAAGAAGTGGGACGGCTGGGATGCCCTGACCGAGAACGCGCAGTCGGCCTCGGTGGCGGAGGACGGCAAGAGCTACTTCATCCCCTACGGCTTCTACGGCCTGTCGCTCTTCTACCGCACGGACCTCGTGGAGCAGGCCGGCTTCGACGGCCCGCCGCACAGCTGGAAGGACCTCCTCGAGCAGGCCTCCGCGATCCAGGATCCGTCGAACAACATCTACGGCTATGCCTTCCGTGGTGGCCAGAACGCGAACAGCAACGTCGTCGCCGCGATCGAGGCGTACACGATCGACGGCCTCGACACCGAAGACGCGTTCCTGATGAAGGACGGCTCCACGATCTTCGCCGCTCCCGAGGCGCAGGAAGCCGTCGACGACTACTTCGACCTCTTCAAGGAAGCATCGCCGCCGTCCGCGGTCTCGTGGGGCTACCCCGAGATGGTCGCCGGCTTCACGAACGGCACGACGGCCTTCCTGCTGCAGGACCCCGAGGTCATCGCGACGGTGCAGGACTCCTCGCTGAGCGAAGACCAGTGGGACACCGCCCCGCTGCTCGTCGGGCCCTCGGGCAAGGCCGCGCAGCCGCTGGCCGTCGCCGGCTGGGGTGTCGCGGAGAACAGCGAGCACAAGGAGGCGGCGGTGAAGCTCGTCGAGTTCCTGTCGTCGGCCGAGCCCGCCACCGAGTTCGCACAGGCGAACAGCCTCGTCCCGATCATCGCGGCCGCCGCGGACGACGAGTTCTACTCGACCGGCCCCTGGACGAGCTACGTCACCATGACCGAGGACCCGGAGACCTACGTCAACGTGCGTCAGCCGCGTGGGGTGAGCTGGTGGACCGAGTGGATCCAGAAGTCCGACCAGGACGTGCAGAGCGTCCTGCTCGGCGACATGTCCACGAAGGACCTCCTCGCCTCGTGGGACGCGTTCTGGACCGAGAAGTACGCCGCGGAGAAGGGTTGA
- a CDS encoding aminotransferase class V-fold PLP-dependent enzyme yields the protein MPAPQFPAPLTLNSGLRARDAWPLDPTVIHLNHGSFGAVPSVVVAHQDALRRRADLSPVEWFPRIAERVQDARERTAPFVGARAEDSVFVPNASAAATVVYNALQLEGGDEILVTDQGYGAITMGAERLARRFGASVRTVALPLLASDDEIVHLFAAALTPRTRLIVVDQITSPTARLLPTRRIADLAAERGVRTLVDGAHAPGLIPEAAAVAGGDWWFGNLHKWPCAPRGSALLVTAAPDRDELWPLIDSWAAREPYPERFDTQGTIDATTYLATPTAIEFIEAEFGWTAARDAMAGRADAGAEMIAEALRPYGDDDPLTPLPSPVPSMRLIRLPLGLGATREEADALRMELLDEVGVETAFTSFRGVGYFRLSAHLYTESSDVEAFVERCVPAILRRAGIRPAEALILP from the coding sequence ATGCCCGCTCCGCAGTTCCCCGCTCCGCTCACGCTGAACTCCGGCCTGCGAGCGCGTGATGCCTGGCCCCTGGACCCGACCGTGATCCACCTCAACCACGGGTCTTTCGGGGCCGTGCCGTCGGTCGTCGTCGCCCACCAGGACGCCCTGCGCCGCCGCGCCGACCTGAGCCCGGTCGAGTGGTTCCCTCGTATCGCGGAGCGGGTGCAGGACGCCAGGGAGCGGACGGCTCCGTTCGTCGGTGCCCGGGCGGAAGACAGCGTGTTCGTGCCCAACGCCTCCGCCGCGGCCACCGTGGTCTACAACGCGCTCCAGCTCGAGGGCGGCGACGAGATCCTCGTCACGGACCAGGGCTACGGCGCGATCACGATGGGAGCCGAGCGCCTGGCCCGCCGATTCGGCGCCTCCGTGCGCACGGTCGCCCTGCCCCTCCTGGCCTCCGACGACGAGATCGTCCACCTCTTCGCAGCCGCCCTCACCCCGCGCACGCGCCTGATCGTGGTCGATCAGATCACCTCGCCCACCGCCCGCCTGCTGCCCACCCGCCGCATCGCCGACCTCGCCGCCGAACGCGGCGTGCGCACCCTGGTCGACGGCGCCCACGCTCCGGGACTCATCCCGGAGGCGGCGGCCGTGGCCGGCGGCGACTGGTGGTTCGGCAACCTGCACAAGTGGCCGTGCGCGCCTCGCGGCTCCGCCCTCCTCGTCACCGCCGCCCCGGACCGCGACGAGCTGTGGCCACTGATCGACTCCTGGGCGGCGCGTGAGCCCTACCCCGAGCGCTTCGACACGCAGGGCACGATCGACGCCACCACCTACCTGGCCACGCCGACCGCGATCGAGTTCATCGAGGCCGAGTTCGGGTGGACCGCGGCCCGCGATGCCATGGCCGGGCGCGCCGACGCGGGCGCCGAGATGATCGCGGAGGCCCTGCGCCCGTACGGCGACGACGACCCGTTGACCCCGCTCCCCTCGCCGGTGCCGTCCATGAGACTCATCCGGTTGCCGCTCGGTCTCGGCGCCACTCGCGAGGAGGCCGACGCGCTGCGAATGGAGCTGCTCGACGAGGTGGGCGTGGAGACCGCGTTCACGAGCTTCCGCGGCGTCGGCTACTTCCGCCTCTCGGCTCACCTCTACACGGAGTCCTCCGACGTCGAGGCATTCGTGGAGCGCTGCGTCCCCGCGATCCTGCGCCGCGCCGGGATCCGTCCCGCCGAGGCCCTCATCCTCCCCTGA
- a CDS encoding DUF4397 domain-containing protein, producing MRRITTAGLAVGLLAAAALASPATAATTDSAQLSVLHAIPDTPVDVYVNGERTIDDFQPGALAGPLELPAGSYEVALTAPDAADASAPVLGPTTLTLTAGTNYTAVAHLTEAGDPGLNLFTNDTSATTPEQGRLTVRHVAAAPAVDILAGGSPVVEDLTNPNEATLNLPAGTVSAAVALAGTTDPVLGPQDVAVEDGVLTILYAWGSAEDDTLAIAAQTVTGLHTNPDGVPSGSAGYAAQRDADTAVVVTTALIGLAMIVAAAGATVAVRRQRVARR from the coding sequence GTGCGAAGAATCACCACAGCCGGCCTCGCCGTCGGACTACTGGCGGCGGCGGCCCTGGCCTCGCCCGCGACCGCGGCGACCACCGACAGCGCCCAGCTCTCGGTGCTGCACGCCATTCCGGACACGCCCGTCGACGTGTACGTCAACGGCGAGCGCACCATCGACGACTTCCAGCCGGGTGCGCTGGCCGGTCCGCTGGAACTTCCCGCCGGCAGCTATGAGGTCGCGCTCACCGCGCCCGATGCCGCCGACGCGAGTGCGCCCGTGCTCGGCCCGACGACGCTCACCCTCACCGCGGGAACGAACTACACCGCCGTCGCACACCTCACCGAGGCGGGCGACCCGGGGCTGAACCTCTTCACGAACGACACCTCCGCAACGACGCCCGAACAGGGAAGGCTCACCGTGCGTCACGTCGCGGCTGCCCCTGCCGTCGACATCCTCGCCGGCGGCTCCCCGGTGGTCGAGGATCTGACCAACCCGAACGAGGCGACGCTGAACCTCCCGGCCGGAACCGTCTCGGCTGCCGTCGCCCTCGCCGGCACCACCGATCCCGTTCTCGGCCCGCAGGACGTGGCCGTGGAGGACGGGGTGCTCACGATCCTTTACGCGTGGGGAAGTGCCGAGGATGACACCCTCGCGATCGCAGCGCAGACGGTCACGGGCCTGCACACCAACCCCGACGGCGTCCCCTCCGGCTCCGCCGGCTACGCGGCACAGCGCGACGCCGACACGGCCGTCGTCGTGACGACGGCGCTGATCGGCCTGGCGATGATCGTGGCGGCGGCGGGCGCGACCGTCGCCGTGCGACGGCAGCGAGTCGCGCGCCGATGA